From Toxotes jaculatrix isolate fToxJac2 chromosome 1, fToxJac2.pri, whole genome shotgun sequence, a single genomic window includes:
- the atic gene encoding bifunctional purine biosynthesis protein PURH, producing the protein MASSELALLSVSDKTGLVNFAKRLVDVGLSLVASGGTAKALRDAGLAVRDVSELTGHPEMLGGRVKTLHPAVHGGILARKTPTDTADMEKLGYSLVRVVVCNLYPFVKTVSNPNVTVEDAVEQIDIGGVTLLRAAAKNHARVTIVCDPDDYSLVAKEMESSGEKDTTLDTRRTLALKAFTHTAQYDEAISDYFRKQYSRGVSQLPLRYGMNPHQAPAQLYTLRPALPLKVVNGSPGFINLCDALNAWQLVRELKGALGMAAATSFKHVSPAGAAVGVPLTEDEAKVCMVHDMLKDLTPLATAYARARGSDRMSSFGDFIALSDVCDVPTARIISREVSDGIVAPGYDEEALKILSKKKNGNYCVLQMDPDYEPDEAEVRVLFGLYLKQKRNGALIDKAFFSNVVSKGSLSEEAVRDLIVATIAVKYTQSNSVCYAKDGQVIGIGAGQQSRIHCTRLAGDKADNWWLRHHPRVLNMKFRSGVKRAEMANSIDQYVSDTIGEGPDLAVWKSMYEEVPEPLSETEKKNWISSLQAVAVSSDAFFPFRDNIDRAKRSGVEYIAAPAGSAADEVVINACNEQGITLVHTSLRLFHH; encoded by the exons ATGGCCTCCTCAGAGCTTG CGCTTTTAAGTGTGTCAGACAAAACTGGACTTGTGAATTTCGCCAAAAGGCTGGTGGATGTGGGACTGTCTCTGGTCGCCTCTGGTGGCACAGCCAAAGCCCTGCGCGATGCTGGACTGGCTGTCAG gGATGTGTCTGAGCTGACTGGACACCCGGAGATGCTGGGAGGCAGAGTGAAGACCCTGCACCCTGCTGTCCATGGAGGCATCCTGGCCAGGAAAACCCCCACGGACACTGCAGACATGGAGAAGCTGGGCTACAGCCTGGTCAG AGTGGTGGTGTGCAACCTCTACCCATTTGTGAAGACTGTCTCTAACCCGAATGTTACAGTGGAGGATGCCGTGGAGCAGATTGATATCG GTGGAGTAACTCTGCTGAGAGCAGCAGCCAAGAATCATGCTCGAGTCACTATTGTATGTGATCCTGATGACTATTCGTTGGTTGCCAAGGAGATGGAGAGTTcaggagaaaaagacacaacCCTGGATACTCGCAGGACTCTGGCCCTCAAA GCCTTCACGCACACAGCACAGTATGATGAGGCCATATCGGACTACTTTCGTAAACAGTACAGCCGTGGTGTTTCCCAGCTGCCTCTGCGTTATGGCATGAACCCCCACCAAGCACCTGCCCAACTCTACACCCTGCGCCCAGCCCTCCCTCTCAAAG TGGTCAATGGTTCCCCCGGCTTTATAAACCTGTGTGACGCTCTGAACGCCTGGCAGTTGGTCAGAGAGTTAAAGGGTGCCCTCGGCATGGCTGCTGCCACCTCCTTCAAACATGTCAGCCCTGCAG GAGCTGCAGTAGGAGTTCCTCTGACTGAGGACGAAGCCAAAGTGTGCATGGTGCACGACATGTTGAAGGATCTTACCCCACTGGCCACAGCCTATGCCAGGGCAAGAG GTTCAGACAGAATGTCTTCTTTTGGAGACTTCATTGCtttgtctgatgtgtgtgaCGTTCCCACTGCCAGGATTATATCACGAGAG GTGTCTGATGGTATCGTTGCTCCTGGTTATGATGAAGAGGCACTCAAGATACtctccaaaaagaaaaatggaaactaTTGTGTACTTCAG atGGACCCAGACTATGAGCCTGATGAGGCGGAGGTGAGAGTGTTGTTTGGTCTCTATCTCAAACAGAAGAGGAATGGAGCGCTTATCGACAAGGCGTTCTTCAGCAATGTTGTTTCCAAGGGCTCG CTCTCTGAGGAAGCTGTGCGTGACCTCATCGTGGCCACCATCGCTGTCAAGTACACTCAGTCTAACTCCGTCTGCTATGCTAAAGATGGACAG gtCATTGGTATCGGAGCAGGTCAGCAGTCTCGTATCCACTGCACACGGCTGGCAGGTGACAAAGCTGATAACTGGTGGCTGAGACACCACCCTCGTGTCCTGAACATGAAGTTTCGCAGCGGTGTGAAACGAGCGGAGATGGCCAACTCAATCGACCAGTATGTCAGCGACACTATTGGAGAG GGTCCAGACTTGGCAGTTTGGAAGTCAATGTATGAAGAGGTACCTGAgcctctgtcagagacagaaaagaagaactGGATCAGCTCCCTGCAGGCCGTGGCTGTCAGCTCTGACGCCTTCTTCCCCTTCAGAGATAACATAGATCGTGCAAAACGG agtGGCGTTGAGTACATCGCAGCTCCGGCAGGCTCCGCTGCAGACGAGGTTGTGATTAATGCCTGCAACGAGCAAGGCATCACTCTGGTGCACACCAGCCTGCGACTCTTCCACCACTGA